In Gambusia affinis linkage group LG06, SWU_Gaff_1.0, whole genome shotgun sequence, one DNA window encodes the following:
- the LOC122832723 gene encoding zinc finger protein OZF-like isoform X2, translating into MWSQLVKRRSDSVAEQRHERTQVGTKYLLLSGKTDERDCSLWNIIEVPADVQQRILSKKEAPEENNVAVTHQSALVKEELEELGIGLEEEQLKGKDKITAFLIKSEDEEKTPLQNQQFLDRDVPSSSTAETDEGFHGEAEFCRTLKGNISVETFSSSETEVSNEDEEDDSNRVQKPFFCDFCAKQFKLRTDLNRHIRVHTGEKPFCCDVCGQNFRLKIHLDTHMTIHTGEKPFGCDICGQVFSRKSHVSTHMRIHTGEKPFGCDVCGQTFSHKTNLNTHMKTHTGDKPFRCHVCAQRFSQKINLNTHMRIHAGEKPFGCDVCGQRFSRKAHLNTHQRTHTGDKPFGCDVCGQTFSHKTNLNTHRRIHTGERPFGCDVCGQRFSQKINLNTHMRIHTGEKPFGCNVCGQTFNHKTTLNTHMRVHTGEKPYECDTCAQTFSHKSSLKTHQRVHTVDNQCQT; encoded by the exons ATGTGGTCCCAGCTTGTCAAACGACGTTCGGATTCAGTAGCGGAGCAGAGACACGAAA GAACTCAGGTTGGTACAAAATATCTGTTGCTGTCAGGAAAAACTGATGAGAGAGACTGCAGCCTCTGGAACATCATTG AGGTTCCTGCAGATGTTCAACAGAGAATTCTAAGTAAAAAAGAAGCTCCAGAAGAAAATAATGTCGCTGTTACCCACCAGTCTGCCCTCGTCAAGGAAGAACTGGAAGAACTTGGGATTGGTCTGGAGGAAGAACAGCTCAAAGGGAAGGACAAAATCACTGCATTTCTCATTAAGAGTGAAGATGAAGAGAAGACTCCTCTTCAAAATCAACAATTTTTGGACAGAGACGTTCCAAGCAGCAGCACAGCTGAAACTGATGAAGGTTTCCATGGAGAAGCAGAGTTCTGCAGGACCCTGAAGGGAAACATTTCTGTAGAGACTTTCTCCTCTTCAGAGACTGAAGTCAGTaatgaggatgaagaggatgacTCGAACCGTGTGCAGAAaccatttttttgtgatttttgtgcaaaacaatttaaactaaGGACAGATTTAAACAGACATATAAGAgttcacacaggagagaaaccttTTTGCTGTGATGTTTGTGGACAAAACTTTCGGTTAAAAATACATCTTGACACACACATGACTATTCACACAGGGGAGAAGCCATTTGGCTGTGATATCTGTGGTCAAGTATTTAGTCGGAAGTCGCATGTAAGCACGCACATgagaatccacactggtgagaAACCATTTGGATGTGACGTCTGTGGACAGACCTTTAGCCACAAGACAaacctaaacacacacatgaaaacTCACACAGGAGACAAACCGTTCAGGTGTCATGTTTGTGCTCAAAGATTTAGtcaaaaaatcaatttgaacaCACACATGAGAATCCACgcaggtgagaaaccttttgGTTGTGACGTTTGTGGACAAAGGTTCAGCCGAAaggcacatttaaatacacacCAGAGAACACATACAGGAGACAAACCATTCGGATGTGATGTTTGTGGACAAACATTTAGCCATAAGACCAATCTAAACACACATCGCCGAATCCATACAGGAGAGAGACCATTTGGGTGCGATGTCTGTGGACAGAGATTCAGCCAAAAGATCAATTTAAATACACACATGAGaatccacacaggagagaaaccgtTTGGCTGCAATGTCTGTGGACAGACATTTAAccataaaacaactttaaacacacacatgagagtccacactggtgaaaaacCATATGAGTGTGATACCTGTGCACAAACATTTAGCCATAAGAGCAGTTTAAAAACACACCAGAGAGTCCACACAGTGGACAACCAATGTCAGACTTAA
- the LOC122832723 gene encoding zinc finger protein OZF-like isoform X1, producing the protein MWSQLVKRRSDSVAEQRHESLYPSFEPRLHRSGTQVGTKYLLLSGKTDERDCSLWNIIEVPADVQQRILSKKEAPEENNVAVTHQSALVKEELEELGIGLEEEQLKGKDKITAFLIKSEDEEKTPLQNQQFLDRDVPSSSTAETDEGFHGEAEFCRTLKGNISVETFSSSETEVSNEDEEDDSNRVQKPFFCDFCAKQFKLRTDLNRHIRVHTGEKPFCCDVCGQNFRLKIHLDTHMTIHTGEKPFGCDICGQVFSRKSHVSTHMRIHTGEKPFGCDVCGQTFSHKTNLNTHMKTHTGDKPFRCHVCAQRFSQKINLNTHMRIHAGEKPFGCDVCGQRFSRKAHLNTHQRTHTGDKPFGCDVCGQTFSHKTNLNTHRRIHTGERPFGCDVCGQRFSQKINLNTHMRIHTGEKPFGCNVCGQTFNHKTTLNTHMRVHTGEKPYECDTCAQTFSHKSSLKTHQRVHTVDNQCQT; encoded by the exons ATGTGGTCCCAGCTTGTCAAACGACGTTCGGATTCAGTAGCGGAGCAGAGACACGAAAGTCTGTATCCGTCTTTCGAACCTCGGCTGCACCGATCgg GAACTCAGGTTGGTACAAAATATCTGTTGCTGTCAGGAAAAACTGATGAGAGAGACTGCAGCCTCTGGAACATCATTG AGGTTCCTGCAGATGTTCAACAGAGAATTCTAAGTAAAAAAGAAGCTCCAGAAGAAAATAATGTCGCTGTTACCCACCAGTCTGCCCTCGTCAAGGAAGAACTGGAAGAACTTGGGATTGGTCTGGAGGAAGAACAGCTCAAAGGGAAGGACAAAATCACTGCATTTCTCATTAAGAGTGAAGATGAAGAGAAGACTCCTCTTCAAAATCAACAATTTTTGGACAGAGACGTTCCAAGCAGCAGCACAGCTGAAACTGATGAAGGTTTCCATGGAGAAGCAGAGTTCTGCAGGACCCTGAAGGGAAACATTTCTGTAGAGACTTTCTCCTCTTCAGAGACTGAAGTCAGTaatgaggatgaagaggatgacTCGAACCGTGTGCAGAAaccatttttttgtgatttttgtgcaaaacaatttaaactaaGGACAGATTTAAACAGACATATAAGAgttcacacaggagagaaaccttTTTGCTGTGATGTTTGTGGACAAAACTTTCGGTTAAAAATACATCTTGACACACACATGACTATTCACACAGGGGAGAAGCCATTTGGCTGTGATATCTGTGGTCAAGTATTTAGTCGGAAGTCGCATGTAAGCACGCACATgagaatccacactggtgagaAACCATTTGGATGTGACGTCTGTGGACAGACCTTTAGCCACAAGACAaacctaaacacacacatgaaaacTCACACAGGAGACAAACCGTTCAGGTGTCATGTTTGTGCTCAAAGATTTAGtcaaaaaatcaatttgaacaCACACATGAGAATCCACgcaggtgagaaaccttttgGTTGTGACGTTTGTGGACAAAGGTTCAGCCGAAaggcacatttaaatacacacCAGAGAACACATACAGGAGACAAACCATTCGGATGTGATGTTTGTGGACAAACATTTAGCCATAAGACCAATCTAAACACACATCGCCGAATCCATACAGGAGAGAGACCATTTGGGTGCGATGTCTGTGGACAGAGATTCAGCCAAAAGATCAATTTAAATACACACATGAGaatccacacaggagagaaaccgtTTGGCTGCAATGTCTGTGGACAGACATTTAAccataaaacaactttaaacacacacatgagagtccacactggtgaaaaacCATATGAGTGTGATACCTGTGCACAAACATTTAGCCATAAGAGCAGTTTAAAAACACACCAGAGAGTCCACACAGTGGACAACCAATGTCAGACTTAA